A genomic segment from Polyangium mundeleinium encodes:
- a CDS encoding DUF885 domain-containing protein, translating into MHNSSGPVFALSDALLEDIATHRPTSATFWGVRGHDHAWDDFGPEGAESTAAMLSSYRRQLDALPAPERTEDRIAARVMRDFLDVELDRIVQGDHFVDLNNIASPFQHIRMVLDVMDTSSRAGWESMITRLSTIDRATSSYHRALEEGLRRGKTAALRQVDAVLAQGRVHAGEGSFFRTLGPAFVQSSAFDPALAESLERGIEHARRAYGELTEWIEKTYRPAARVEDGVGEEVYSRKARGFLGISIDLRETFAWGFAQIREIDTRMREVAAQILPGASIDDVIRLLETDPARCARGPDDLVRIVAEWQARAVDALAGVHFDISPPARRVDVKLAPAGSTLGAYYLPPSDDFSRPGTIWYSPGEREQIPLYMELSRAYHEGFPGHHLQLSVQVSLQHRLSRLHRVVMSDYQTGYAEGWALYAERLMDELGFLSKPEFVLGQLVCQMMRACRVVLDIGAHLGLQAPMDAPVRPGARIDYDYGVEMLTRVGRIPADHATSEMTRYLGWPGQAIAYKVGERVVLGLRDELRARRGSSFDLKTFHADLLGVGSVGLGTLRELLLS; encoded by the coding sequence ATGCACAACAGCTCTGGTCCCGTGTTCGCGCTCAGCGACGCTCTGCTCGAAGACATCGCTACACATCGTCCTACCTCGGCCACGTTTTGGGGCGTCCGGGGGCATGACCACGCCTGGGACGATTTTGGCCCCGAAGGCGCGGAGTCCACGGCGGCGATGCTATCGAGTTATCGCCGGCAGCTCGATGCGCTCCCCGCGCCCGAGCGAACCGAGGACCGGATCGCCGCGCGCGTCATGCGCGACTTCCTGGACGTCGAGCTCGACCGCATCGTCCAGGGCGATCATTTCGTCGACCTCAACAACATCGCCTCCCCCTTCCAGCATATCCGCATGGTGCTCGACGTCATGGACACGAGCTCGCGTGCCGGCTGGGAGAGCATGATCACGCGTCTGTCGACAATCGATCGCGCGACCTCGTCCTATCACAGAGCCCTCGAGGAGGGCCTTCGCCGCGGGAAGACCGCTGCCCTACGCCAGGTCGACGCTGTCCTCGCCCAGGGACGGGTGCACGCGGGAGAGGGCTCCTTCTTCCGCACGCTCGGGCCGGCGTTCGTGCAGAGCAGCGCGTTCGATCCAGCCCTTGCCGAATCGCTCGAGCGCGGGATCGAGCACGCACGCCGCGCCTATGGCGAGCTGACCGAGTGGATCGAGAAGACCTATCGTCCCGCCGCGCGCGTCGAGGACGGCGTTGGCGAGGAGGTTTATTCGCGCAAGGCGCGAGGCTTCCTCGGTATCTCGATCGATCTACGCGAGACGTTTGCCTGGGGTTTCGCGCAAATCCGCGAGATCGACACTCGCATGCGCGAAGTCGCTGCTCAGATCCTGCCCGGCGCCTCGATCGACGACGTCATCCGCTTGCTCGAGACCGATCCGGCTCGATGCGCTCGCGGCCCGGACGATCTCGTCCGCATCGTCGCCGAGTGGCAGGCACGCGCGGTGGATGCGCTCGCCGGTGTGCACTTCGACATCTCGCCCCCCGCGCGTCGGGTCGACGTGAAGCTCGCGCCGGCCGGCAGCACGCTCGGCGCCTATTACCTGCCGCCTTCCGACGATTTCTCCAGGCCCGGCACCATCTGGTACTCCCCCGGCGAGCGCGAGCAGATCCCGCTCTACATGGAGCTCAGCAGGGCTTATCACGAGGGATTCCCCGGGCATCACCTGCAGCTCAGCGTGCAGGTCTCGTTGCAGCATCGGCTCTCGCGACTGCATCGCGTCGTCATGAGCGATTACCAGACGGGGTATGCCGAAGGATGGGCGCTCTACGCCGAGCGCCTGATGGACGAGCTCGGCTTCCTGAGCAAGCCGGAGTTCGTCCTCGGTCAGCTCGTTTGCCAGATGATGCGCGCGTGCCGTGTCGTCCTCGACATCGGCGCGCACCTCGGCTTGCAGGCGCCGATGGACGCGCCGGTCCGGCCCGGCGCGCGGATCGACTACGACTACGGCGTCGAGATGCTCACGCGCGTCGGCCGCATCCCGGCGGATCACGCTACCTCCGAAATGACGCGTTACCTCGGCTGGCCCGGGCAGGCGATTGCCTACAAGGTGGGCGAGCGCGTGGTCCTCGGCCTACGCGACGAGCTCCGCGCGCGCCGCGGCAGTTCGTTCGACCTCAAAACGTTCCACGCCGACCTGCTTGGCGTGGGCTCCGTCGGCCTCGGGACGCTGCGCGAGCTCCTTCTTTCCTGA
- a CDS encoding peptidylprolyl isomerase has product MSRSLLGRLSLAASFAVLAACSRDEAPAPHASPSATAAASAASAAPSAAPATSATAPTAGGRDGNDPLFHPEKAIEKAPDVFKVKFSTTKGDFVVQVTRAWAPNGADRFYNLVKLGFYDGVRFHRAIDDFMVQFGIHPEPAVNGAWYRAYFPDDPVVKSNRRGFVTFAHAGKDTRTTQIFISYVDKQARLDTQGFAPFGQVVEGMKVVDSFYKGYGELAPKGKGPNASKIQREGYGYLDDNFPKLDAIKEAKIVP; this is encoded by the coding sequence ATGAGCCGGTCCCTCCTCGGCCGCCTTTCCCTCGCCGCGAGCTTCGCCGTCCTCGCCGCTTGCTCCCGGGACGAAGCCCCCGCACCCCACGCCTCTCCATCCGCCACAGCCGCCGCGAGTGCCGCGTCCGCCGCTCCCTCTGCGGCGCCGGCGACATCTGCGACCGCGCCCACGGCAGGCGGACGCGATGGCAACGATCCCCTTTTCCATCCCGAAAAAGCGATCGAAAAGGCGCCCGATGTCTTCAAGGTGAAATTCTCCACCACGAAGGGCGACTTCGTCGTGCAGGTGACGCGCGCCTGGGCGCCGAACGGGGCGGACCGTTTCTACAACCTCGTAAAGCTCGGCTTTTACGACGGCGTCCGTTTCCACCGCGCGATCGACGACTTCATGGTCCAGTTCGGCATCCACCCCGAGCCCGCGGTGAACGGCGCCTGGTACCGCGCGTATTTTCCCGATGATCCCGTGGTGAAGAGCAACCGTCGCGGCTTCGTCACGTTCGCGCACGCGGGCAAGGACACGCGCACCACGCAGATCTTCATCAGCTACGTCGACAAGCAGGCGCGGCTCGATACGCAGGGCTTCGCGCCGTTCGGCCAGGTCGTCGAGGGGATGAAGGTCGTCGACTCGTTCTACAAGGGCTACGGCGAGCTCGCGCCGAAGGGCAAAGGGCCGAACGCGAGCAAGATCCAGCGGGAAGGGTACGGCTACCTCGACGACAACTTCCCCAAGCTCGACGCGATCAAGGAAGCGAAGATCGTCCCCTAG
- a CDS encoding DUF2169 family type VI secretion system accessory protein translates to MSFVNETRYAALPVPLVDPEGRDVVVTIVKATFVVDDRGDLRPAENPSPVRTSDVARDPDDPRSSLLFPSDLGLEKPGTDVVVVGDAVAPRPVKVMDVVVQVKQRLAPLCVHGPRVYYDGVLGIAVGPAAPFERVPIIYENAYGGASEDLAVVELENPAGVGVARRAADLIGKRAPQIEHPERPHTSASDRHPPMGYGAIPPHWSPRRELIGTCGSSWQQTRMPMLPADYDPRFACVAHPSLRFEERLAPGDPIRVLGMSLVPLALELPRIAAHVFARFDGGEREERPIPIDTVIVLPTERRLEVSGRVAFAAGRTRRVLHAIEVRADA, encoded by the coding sequence ATGAGCTTCGTCAACGAGACCCGATACGCCGCGCTGCCCGTGCCTCTCGTTGATCCCGAGGGGCGCGACGTGGTCGTCACGATCGTGAAGGCCACCTTTGTCGTGGACGATCGTGGAGATCTCCGACCCGCCGAAAATCCGAGCCCGGTGCGCACGAGCGACGTGGCGCGTGATCCCGACGATCCACGATCGAGCCTGCTCTTCCCGAGCGATCTCGGCCTCGAAAAGCCGGGCACCGACGTCGTGGTCGTGGGCGACGCCGTCGCGCCGCGTCCCGTGAAGGTGATGGATGTCGTGGTGCAGGTGAAGCAGCGCCTCGCGCCGCTCTGCGTGCATGGACCGCGCGTGTACTACGACGGCGTGCTCGGCATCGCCGTTGGCCCCGCGGCGCCGTTCGAGCGCGTGCCCATCATCTACGAGAACGCGTACGGCGGCGCCTCCGAGGATCTCGCGGTCGTCGAGCTCGAAAACCCCGCGGGTGTTGGCGTCGCGCGTCGCGCCGCTGATCTGATCGGCAAGCGCGCGCCGCAGATCGAGCATCCCGAGCGGCCTCATACATCGGCTTCGGATCGGCACCCGCCGATGGGATACGGCGCGATCCCGCCGCACTGGTCGCCGCGCCGCGAACTCATCGGCACGTGCGGCTCGTCCTGGCAGCAGACACGTATGCCGATGCTGCCCGCGGATTACGATCCGCGCTTCGCTTGCGTGGCGCATCCGTCCCTGCGTTTCGAGGAGAGGCTCGCGCCAGGGGATCCGATCCGTGTCCTCGGCATGTCGCTCGTGCCGCTTGCGCTCGAACTCCCTCGGATCGCCGCGCACGTGTTTGCCCGGTTCGACGGCGGCGAGCGCGAAGAGCGGCCCATCCCGATCGACACAGTGATCGTCCTGCCGACGGAGCGCCGCTTGGAGGTCTCGGGCCGCGTCGCGTTTGCGGCCGGCCGCACGCGGCGCGTGCTCCACGCGATCGAGGTGCGGGCCGATGCGTGA
- a CDS encoding DUF6531 domain-containing protein encodes MASIDGKKIATTGSGHFCPGPTPAMSLVPPTPPAGPVTAPFAYMSHSSTAQKVSNHLLVAYKPVLTQGSVMAIDKPGNLPGQPTGGDVVTHMTSAYSQIIFANQAKVHAGGKPVACTGVKVQMNVPYQGAFIAQTIGQLITMDTVLWAQNVAALAAGSQVILDPISVVSGAVVDTDVDVSLPGPIAVTWTRLYDSTRASEHGPLGHGGWTHAYDQWIEVEGDELRLRDEDGSTRVLRNVSAGKTVVHKAKRIEITRDARGGGASVVSLATGIRRLFRPQGGTRARLVELTNLSGQRIQLEYEGEKLTQLVDTAGRRIRLTHDENGHITRLTVFASGDERTPLQTVSFGYDVGGELVRVTDPLGNDVTYSYDERRRLVKKTLPTGLSFHYVYDPETGRCVRSFGDGGIHAGDITYDEQQGTTRLSGTLSPRVFSWRSRDGALLGITTNDGSAARTWEIDDDGLVVAEKDAAGNTSRFEYDARGNLVKITDPLGRVTELVHVDDRVVRRVAGGRVTEYGYDARGQLTSVKYPGGVWLTLAYDEHGRLVTIADAAGIRARFVWDDRHQCIEERLAGGLGRKWQHDGLGRPIACVDSYGHTTRRELDALGRVLVHEHPDGTCVRFEYDALGRKTRRIDELGRVATFRHAGAGSVVEVRNEDGKAWTVCHDLLERPQRIQNPKAELYDFRYDRLGRVTEMRTFDGRILRAAYGRNGLVSRLSLPDGTWRAYRYNEVDELVEEDTPHGAGRVGRDEVARKVTYELDDPAGIVSVEMHWDEASRIVSTTQKAGTIRYEYDAHNRRTAVHLPSGKVTRYVYDEAGHVAVIEHGGERVAFARDAAGAMIGFRFARSGVEARFAFDARGRITQEWAGTDGHALVSRVYTWDVSSRLTGKRDARWGEVRYRHDEIGQLVEAGEERFEYDAAGSVEPTGAGWDVGPGNVLRRASNAAYSYDEANRRIRKKRIDTGEVLEYFWDCRGNLREVVRGDGTRILMTYDLFGRRVKKEVVGPVRSVSREELPPLPSRRTVEYLWDGDLLLAEIDSERGERTIVYHPDTMVPLLQGEGDAVFGVLADHVGAATELVDGTGALAFSGCYSAWGALARSEAQAGPSGRPVAPLLRRLGHHHDEDVGLSYVRYRWFDPEVMRFLSPDPLGLEGGPNLFAWNGSPVMHVDPLGLACVFLGNPTVDKFIYECMTGGRRDGSSYQVYVHGTVDAVHVQHADGSWTQMSPRELGERLMMAGNWDRNVPLKLFSCNTGRRPDAIAAQLASQYQVSVFAPSEIVWGPGLHIAPPIGVQDSSRLIPQPGVTYYPDTSRPGKWNSWGAGGYPNPYNHYPDAPPRPPPP; translated from the coding sequence ATGGCGTCGATCGATGGGAAGAAGATCGCGACGACGGGCAGCGGGCATTTCTGCCCCGGGCCGACGCCTGCCATGAGCCTCGTCCCGCCGACCCCGCCTGCAGGGCCCGTCACGGCGCCCTTCGCGTACATGTCGCATTCGTCGACGGCGCAGAAGGTATCGAATCATCTGCTCGTCGCCTACAAGCCGGTCCTCACGCAGGGCAGCGTGATGGCGATTGACAAACCGGGCAATCTCCCGGGCCAGCCCACCGGCGGCGACGTCGTCACGCACATGACGTCCGCGTATAGCCAGATCATTTTCGCGAATCAGGCCAAGGTCCACGCGGGCGGCAAGCCGGTCGCGTGCACGGGCGTCAAGGTCCAGATGAACGTGCCCTACCAGGGGGCGTTCATCGCGCAGACGATCGGACAGCTCATCACGATGGATACCGTGCTGTGGGCTCAAAACGTGGCAGCGCTCGCCGCTGGCTCGCAGGTGATCCTCGACCCGATCTCCGTGGTCTCCGGCGCGGTGGTGGACACGGACGTCGACGTCTCGCTCCCAGGGCCGATTGCAGTCACGTGGACGCGGCTTTACGACAGCACACGCGCATCCGAGCACGGGCCGCTCGGCCACGGCGGGTGGACCCACGCGTACGATCAATGGATTGAGGTGGAGGGCGACGAGCTCCGACTCCGGGACGAGGATGGATCCACGCGCGTCCTGCGAAACGTGTCGGCAGGAAAAACGGTCGTTCACAAGGCCAAGCGAATCGAGATCACGCGGGATGCGCGCGGCGGCGGAGCATCGGTGGTCTCGCTCGCGACGGGTATTCGCCGCCTGTTTCGTCCCCAGGGAGGTACGCGGGCCCGGCTCGTGGAGCTCACGAATCTTTCGGGGCAGCGAATCCAGCTCGAATACGAGGGCGAAAAGCTCACGCAGCTCGTGGACACGGCCGGCAGGCGGATCCGACTCACGCACGACGAGAACGGTCACATCACGCGGCTCACGGTCTTCGCGTCGGGGGACGAGCGGACGCCGCTCCAGACCGTCTCGTTTGGCTACGATGTCGGCGGTGAGCTCGTCCGCGTCACGGATCCGCTCGGGAACGACGTCACCTACAGCTATGACGAGCGGCGGCGGCTCGTGAAAAAGACGCTGCCGACGGGCCTGTCGTTCCATTACGTTTACGATCCCGAGACCGGCCGTTGCGTCCGGTCCTTCGGCGATGGGGGCATTCACGCGGGCGACATCACGTACGACGAACAGCAGGGGACGACGAGGCTCTCGGGCACGCTCTCGCCGCGCGTTTTCTCGTGGCGGTCGCGGGATGGCGCGCTCCTCGGGATCACGACGAACGACGGGTCGGCCGCGCGGACGTGGGAGATCGACGATGACGGGCTCGTGGTCGCAGAGAAAGACGCCGCGGGGAACACGAGCCGTTTCGAATACGATGCGCGGGGCAACCTTGTAAAGATCACGGATCCGCTCGGGCGCGTGACCGAGCTCGTGCACGTGGACGATCGCGTGGTGCGGCGCGTGGCAGGTGGGCGCGTGACGGAGTATGGGTACGATGCGCGCGGACAGCTCACGTCGGTGAAATACCCGGGCGGCGTGTGGCTCACGCTCGCGTACGACGAGCACGGGCGGCTCGTGACGATCGCGGATGCCGCGGGGATCCGGGCGCGGTTCGTATGGGACGACCGGCACCAATGCATCGAGGAGCGCCTCGCGGGCGGGCTCGGGCGAAAATGGCAGCACGACGGGCTCGGGCGGCCCATCGCTTGCGTGGATTCGTACGGCCATACGACGCGGCGCGAGCTCGACGCGCTCGGGCGCGTGCTCGTGCACGAGCATCCCGACGGGACTTGCGTGCGTTTCGAATACGACGCGCTCGGGCGCAAGACGCGCCGCATCGACGAGCTCGGACGCGTGGCGACGTTCCGGCACGCGGGTGCGGGCTCCGTGGTCGAGGTCCGGAACGAGGACGGCAAGGCCTGGACCGTGTGCCACGACTTGCTCGAAAGGCCTCAGCGGATCCAGAACCCGAAGGCGGAGCTTTACGATTTCCGCTACGATCGTCTGGGCCGGGTGACGGAGATGCGCACGTTCGACGGGCGTATCCTGCGTGCGGCCTATGGTCGGAATGGCCTCGTCTCGCGCCTGTCGTTGCCTGACGGGACGTGGCGCGCCTATCGATACAACGAGGTCGACGAGCTCGTGGAGGAGGATACGCCGCACGGTGCAGGTAGGGTCGGGCGGGACGAGGTCGCGCGCAAGGTGACGTACGAGCTCGATGATCCGGCCGGAATCGTATCGGTCGAGATGCACTGGGACGAGGCCTCGCGGATCGTGTCGACGACGCAAAAGGCCGGGACGATCCGCTACGAATACGACGCCCACAATCGCAGGACCGCCGTGCACCTGCCGAGCGGGAAGGTCACGCGGTACGTGTACGACGAGGCGGGGCACGTGGCGGTGATCGAGCACGGCGGCGAGCGCGTGGCGTTCGCGCGGGACGCGGCGGGGGCCATGATCGGCTTTCGATTCGCGCGCTCCGGCGTCGAAGCGCGGTTCGCCTTCGACGCGCGCGGGCGCATCACGCAGGAATGGGCGGGCACGGACGGCCACGCGCTCGTGTCGCGCGTGTACACGTGGGACGTGTCGTCGAGGCTCACGGGCAAACGGGATGCACGCTGGGGCGAGGTCCGCTATCGGCACGACGAAATCGGGCAGCTCGTCGAAGCGGGCGAGGAGCGCTTCGAATACGACGCCGCCGGCTCGGTCGAGCCCACGGGCGCCGGCTGGGACGTGGGGCCGGGGAACGTGCTCCGGAGGGCCTCGAACGCGGCGTACTCGTACGACGAGGCGAACCGGCGTATCCGCAAGAAGCGAATCGATACGGGCGAGGTGCTCGAGTATTTTTGGGATTGCCGGGGCAATCTGCGCGAGGTCGTGCGGGGCGACGGGACGCGGATCCTGATGACGTACGATCTTTTCGGCAGGCGCGTGAAAAAAGAGGTCGTCGGTCCGGTTCGATCCGTCTCGCGCGAGGAGCTTCCTCCCCTGCCCTCGCGCCGCACCGTGGAGTATCTTTGGGACGGCGACCTCCTGCTCGCCGAAATCGACTCCGAGCGAGGCGAACGCACGATCGTCTATCACCCGGACACGATGGTGCCGCTGCTCCAGGGGGAAGGTGACGCCGTCTTCGGCGTGCTCGCGGACCACGTCGGCGCCGCGACGGAGCTCGTCGACGGAACGGGCGCGCTCGCTTTTTCGGGGTGTTATTCGGCGTGGGGCGCGCTCGCGCGGAGCGAAGCCCAAGCCGGGCCCTCGGGGCGGCCGGTGGCGCCGCTCTTGCGCAGGCTCGGACATCACCACGACGAGGACGTGGGGCTCTCCTATGTGCGGTATCGCTGGTTCGATCCGGAGGTGATGCGTTTCCTGAGCCCGGATCCGCTGGGGCTCGAGGGCGGGCCGAACCTCTTCGCGTGGAACGGGAGCCCGGTGATGCACGTGGATCCGCTGGGGCTCGCGTGTGTCTTCCTTGGAAATCCCACGGTCGACAAATTCATCTACGAATGTATGACGGGCGGGCGACGTGATGGCAGTTCGTATCAGGTGTACGTGCACGGAACCGTGGACGCGGTCCATGTGCAACATGCGGACGGGTCCTGGACGCAGATGTCGCCGCGAGAGCTCGGCGAGCGCTTGATGATGGCGGGCAACTGGGACAGGAACGTGCCGCTCAAGCTTTTCTCCTGCAATACCGGGCGCAGGCCCGATGCCATCGCGGCGCAGCTCGCCTCGCAGTATCAGGTGAGTGTCTTTGCGCCGAGCGAGATCGTCTGGGGGCCGGGATTGCACATTGCTCCGCCCATCGGCGTTCAGGATTCGAGCCGGTTGATCCCCCAGCCGGGTGTCACCTATTACCCGGATACGTCGCGCCCCGGGAAATGGAATAGCTGGGGCGCCGGAGGATACCCGAACCCCTACAACCATTACCCCGACGCTCCGCCCCGCCCGCCGCCTCCCTGA
- a CDS encoding type VI secretion system Vgr family protein, whose protein sequence is MTNVSAALPGDPPLRLVRVAGKERLGEIGRYELDFSGPPSPVVLPSHVLRGPCVLRFEAEAGERRFAGIVTRVVLVATDHGSERIYRATVRPRLALLELRRFPRVIRDRSAPDIIADLARAAGYERIEVRLAETYPPLDWAIQYDETDATFVRRLCEEHGLFFRFEEKDGAEVLVIEDDSTHAGDVYPDPIAVITRATASEPRPFVTPVLAARQRRPGKVTLREYDPERPAVRLEGVATAGSSVEQRTSIYEAPGGFRSTEAGERASQRRLESLRADTSTLVLRTNALALVPGRAVTLVESDRAFGRARVAGAWFVVATSITWSADEPVLEATVEAIPKGVPFRLPRITPKPRIDGVQSAIVTGAPGQEIDTDALGRVHLAFPWDVRGPKDHRSSVPVRVTQPEAPAGFVLPRVGWEVFVAFEDGDPERPLVLGRSYNGKQLPPLPLPANKTASVIATDSSPGAAARTSIQLDDAAGRQHMLFSAPFGRDDHVYGDSRTETRKNENAEVLGSMTSSIGADETVSVHLGWAASYGSRTVTVGATQKQTAGGSFVTQVKGMEAVSVGGLLAEQVGSPVKGAANLLFSTALAGVGSRGTAGAIVAAGLGVGRAAIEGFSAGGEKGAAAAAGMGLAGMAASMVPGGEAILASVTGSSKPMPWDHGRPPEGEVAAGGGAAGVSGPSGKAGPGPGHRATLVEGPYSEMVGGVYAVMTPGAVSWVTLGPATMLVNGSHTTETTKAGMQVAGAMNESLGSLVITSSKNIARKVKGLVQSDVSGAREVSAGGAYRMTAQASLTLSVGGNLTLSGGTVTFKCGGAEISASGGGVTIKAPSIRITGPSREAGKLTHK, encoded by the coding sequence GTGACGAACGTCTCCGCCGCGCTCCCCGGGGATCCGCCGCTCCGCCTCGTGCGTGTCGCGGGGAAGGAGCGCCTCGGCGAAATCGGGAGGTACGAGCTCGATTTCTCGGGTCCCCCCTCCCCCGTCGTGTTGCCCTCGCACGTGCTGCGCGGGCCGTGCGTGCTCCGGTTCGAGGCCGAGGCGGGAGAGCGGCGGTTTGCAGGGATCGTGACGCGGGTCGTCCTCGTCGCCACCGATCATGGGAGCGAACGCATCTATCGCGCCACCGTGCGCCCGCGCCTCGCGTTGCTGGAGCTGCGGCGGTTTCCGCGGGTGATCCGTGATCGCAGCGCGCCCGACATCATCGCCGATCTCGCACGCGCTGCGGGATACGAGCGGATCGAGGTGCGGCTCGCGGAGACGTATCCGCCGCTCGACTGGGCGATTCAATACGACGAGACGGACGCGACGTTCGTGCGCCGCCTCTGCGAGGAGCACGGACTTTTCTTTCGATTCGAGGAGAAAGACGGCGCCGAGGTGCTCGTCATCGAGGACGATTCGACACACGCCGGTGACGTGTATCCCGATCCGATTGCCGTCATCACGCGGGCGACGGCGAGCGAGCCGCGCCCGTTCGTCACGCCCGTCCTCGCCGCGCGGCAGCGTCGCCCGGGAAAGGTCACGTTGCGCGAGTACGATCCGGAGCGGCCTGCGGTCCGGCTCGAAGGCGTGGCCACGGCCGGATCGAGCGTCGAGCAACGGACGAGCATTTACGAGGCGCCGGGCGGGTTCCGCTCGACGGAGGCCGGGGAGCGGGCCTCGCAGCGGCGGCTCGAATCCCTGCGCGCGGACACCTCGACGCTCGTGCTTCGAACGAACGCGCTCGCGCTCGTGCCTGGCCGCGCGGTCACGCTCGTTGAATCGGATCGCGCCTTCGGTCGGGCACGCGTCGCGGGCGCGTGGTTCGTCGTGGCAACCTCGATCACGTGGAGCGCCGACGAACCCGTCCTCGAAGCCACAGTGGAGGCCATTCCGAAGGGTGTCCCCTTCCGATTGCCGCGCATCACGCCAAAGCCGCGCATCGACGGCGTGCAATCGGCGATCGTCACGGGCGCGCCGGGCCAGGAGATCGACACCGACGCGCTCGGCCGCGTCCACCTCGCATTCCCTTGGGATGTGCGTGGCCCGAAAGATCACCGGAGCAGCGTGCCCGTACGCGTGACGCAGCCCGAGGCACCGGCGGGATTCGTCCTGCCGCGTGTGGGCTGGGAGGTCTTCGTCGCCTTCGAGGACGGCGATCCCGAGCGTCCGCTCGTCCTCGGTCGCTCGTACAATGGCAAGCAGCTCCCGCCGCTGCCGCTGCCCGCGAACAAGACGGCGAGCGTGATTGCGACCGACAGCTCCCCGGGCGCCGCCGCGCGCACGTCGATCCAGCTCGACGACGCCGCCGGCAGGCAGCACATGCTTTTCTCGGCGCCGTTTGGCCGGGACGACCACGTGTATGGCGATTCTCGCACGGAGACCCGCAAAAACGAAAATGCCGAGGTCCTGGGGAGCATGACGTCTTCGATCGGCGCGGACGAGACGGTAAGCGTGCACCTCGGGTGGGCTGCGTCGTACGGATCGCGCACGGTGACAGTGGGCGCGACGCAAAAGCAGACCGCGGGCGGGAGCTTCGTCACGCAGGTCAAAGGGATGGAAGCCGTCTCCGTGGGGGGCCTGCTCGCCGAGCAAGTGGGCAGCCCCGTGAAGGGCGCCGCGAATCTGTTGTTTTCCACGGCGCTCGCGGGCGTGGGCTCACGCGGCACCGCGGGTGCCATCGTGGCGGCAGGGCTCGGCGTGGGTCGCGCTGCGATCGAAGGATTTTCCGCGGGCGGTGAGAAAGGCGCGGCGGCGGCGGCGGGAATGGGGTTGGCCGGGATGGCCGCCTCGATGGTGCCGGGCGGCGAGGCGATTCTCGCGAGCGTGACCGGATCGTCGAAGCCCATGCCCTGGGATCACGGTCGTCCGCCCGAGGGCGAGGTCGCGGCGGGCGGAGGCGCGGCGGGCGTGAGCGGACCGAGCGGCAAGGCGGGGCCCGGGCCGGGGCACCGAGCGACGCTCGTCGAGGGACCTTATTCGGAAATGGTCGGCGGCGTGTATGCGGTGATGACGCCGGGCGCCGTCTCGTGGGTGACGCTCGGCCCCGCGACGATGCTCGTCAATGGCAGCCACACGACGGAGACGACGAAGGCCGGCATGCAGGTCGCGGGGGCCATGAACGAATCGCTCGGATCGCTGGTGATCACGAGCTCGAAAAACATCGCCCGCAAGGTGAAGGGCCTCGTCCAGAGTGACGTGAGCGGGGCGCGGGAGGTAAGCGCGGGCGGGGCGTATCGCATGACGGCGCAGGCGTCGCTCACGCTCTCGGTCGGAGGGAATTTGACGCTCTCGGGTGGGACCGTGACGTTCAAGTGCGGCGGGGCCGAGATCTCGGCGTCCGGCGGCGGGGTCACGATCAAGGCGCCGAGCATTCGAATCACGGGACCATCGCGTGAAGCGGGGAAATTGACGCACAAGTGA